A genomic segment from Aspergillus chevalieri M1 DNA, chromosome 7, nearly complete sequence encodes:
- a CDS encoding Zn(II)2Cys6 transcription factor domain-containing protein (COG:S;~EggNog:ENOG410PUGV;~InterPro:IPR036864,IPR001138;~PFAM:PF00172;~TransMembrane:1 (o271-290i);~go_function: GO:0000981 - DNA-binding transcription factor activity, RNA polymerase II-specific [Evidence IEA];~go_function: GO:0008270 - zinc ion binding [Evidence IEA];~go_process: GO:0006355 - regulation of transcription, DNA-templated [Evidence IEA]) translates to MVASNPRSSNACETCRRRKVKCSGEQPCDACVKHGWECAFGRTGRRRYSEAHVQRLLERIQSYEERYGTDCNGCSASPPVAPVDNPHRPPPQPGPVTLGYNAASDQPQESIPYEDSVTGISPATDLTSGPAFESQVRFLLDLSKPCPSPASVIYSSQRIPCGSRAQWASVRTLLNHTDEPPIPSLEASQQLLDQFLFYLGVSKHFFDSRSFSDSMVLLFQTPESREQQKRTSWFTEYLLVMAMAKLMDVEPSSCQPPGSDLFAEARPISNGAIASMMLIFIKLLANWAGIAPRHRAGM, encoded by the exons ATGGTGGCTTCTAACCCCCGATCATCAAATGC ATGCGAGACATGTCGTCGACGCAAGGTGAAGTGTTCCGGCGAACAACCTTGCGATGCATGTGTCAAACATGGCTGGGAATGTGCTTTCGGTCGGACCGGCCGTCGAAGATACTCGGAAGC TCATGTGCAGCGCCTCTTGGAGAGAATCCAGTCTTATGAGGAGCGCTATGGAACAGATTGCAACG GATGCTCGGCGTCTCCCCCGGTTGCCCCAGTGGATAACCCGCATCGCCCTCCCCCGCAACCTGGCCCGGTCACGCTAGGATACAATGCGGCCAGCGACCAACCGCAAGAGAGTATCCCCTATGAAGATAGTGTGACTGGGATTAGTCCAG CAACGGACCTAACCTCGGGACCCGCGTTCGAATCTCAAGTCCGATTCTTACTTGATCTGTCGAAACCATGTCCATCACCAGCTTCTGTGATCTATTCTAGCCAACGTATTCCATGTGGGTCTAGAGCGCAGTGGGCATCGGTCAGAACGCTACTCAACCATACCGATGAACCGCCCATCCCATCGCTGGAAGCATCGCAGCAATTGCTCGATCAATTTCTTTTTTATCTTGGTGTCAGTAAACACTTCTTCGACTCACGTTCCTTTTCCGATTCCATGGTTCTGCTCTTCCAGACCCCTGAGTCTCGGGAACAGCAGAAGCGGACTTCTTGGTTCACCGAGTATCTATTGGTCATGGCGATGGCGAAGCTTATGGACGTGGAGCCATCGAGTTGCCAGCCCCCCGGATCAGACCTATTTGCAGAAGCG CGACCTATCTCCAATGGTGCGATCGCAAGCATGATGCTTATCTTCAT TAAACTCCTGGCAAATTGGGCTGGCATTGCGCCTCGCCATCGCGCTGGAATGTAA
- a CDS encoding uncharacterized protein (COG:E;~EggNog:ENOG410PHWR;~InterPro:IPR002872,IPR015659,IPR029041;~PFAM:PF01619;~go_function: GO:0004657 - proline dehydrogenase activity [Evidence IEA];~go_process: GO:0006562 - proline catabolic process [Evidence IEA]) → MVVKFVTTRSLGLPRGPKLAIRFLQYRAKSTQAVPSKDHFRRIAPPPPPPHFLLPNKMLLRALLVATVSSHSWLLKPALRVLSLLAHPRVSLLDVNKNPLLRQILKMTFYNHFCAGESGAGVQSTIRKIKDMGFRGGDFDLRERIVIGASASKTKDFPTSQNSHSESAQHPDIAAWRESVLETVALDLMREYNQKGVAVVYNTYQAYLKSTPVNLLSHLELAEKEGFTIGIKLVRGAYIASEPRALINDTKPETDHLYNTMAEGIIRRQYGSFGSGDRPFPSAGLFLATHNKKSVLKADQMSQEQLSLKRPMTKTQYGQLLGMADGFSCRLLQLGQEMSKTPRQTSPEVFKCLSWGTLKDCLSYLLRRAVENRDGVGRTKEEYLLLKQETMRRLKRGFM, encoded by the coding sequence ATGGTAGTGAAGTTTGTGACTACAAGGTCGTTGGGCCTTCCGCGAGGCCCGAAGCTCGCCATCCGCTTCCTGCAATACCGAGCCAAATCAACGCAGGCTGTTCCATCGAAAGACCATTTCCGCAGGAttgcgccgccgccgccgccgcctcaCTTCTTGTTGCCAAATAAGATGCTGTTGCGGGCATTACTAGTGGCCACCGTTTCATCCCACTCATGGTTGCTGAAGCCCGCTCTGAGAGTGCTGTCTCTTCTTGCTCACCCGCGAGTCTCCTTGCTCGACGTGAACAAAAACCCTCTACTGCGGCAAATTCTCAAAATGACGTTCTACAATCACTTTTGCGCGGGCGAAAGTGGTGCGGGGGTTCAGTCTACGATCCGAAAAATCAAGGATATGGGCTTCAGAGGGGGTGATTTTGACCTACGCGAAAGAATTGTCATTGGCGCGTCGGCCAGTAAAACAAAAGACTTCCCTACATCTCAAAATTCCCATTCCGAATCTGCCCAACATCCCGATATCGCCGCATGGCGCGAGAGTGTCCTAGAAACCGTGGCGTTGGACCTCATGCGGGAGTATAATCAAAAGGGAGTGGCCGTGGTATACAACACGTACCAGGCCTATCTCAAGTCAACCCCCGTGAATCTTCTGTCTCACCTCGAACTAGCGGAAAAGGAAGGGTTCACGATTGGGATCAAGCTCGTCCGGGGTGCCTATATCGCATCAGAGCCACGTGCGCTTATCAACGACACCAAGCCTGAGACGGATCACTTATACAACACAATGGCGGAGGGGATCATCCGCCGTCAATATGGCTCTTTCGGGAGCGGAGACCGACCGTTCCCATCGGCCGGGCTATTCCTAGCCACGCATAACAAGAAAAGTGTGCTGAAAGCGGACCAAATGAGCCAGGAGCAGCTTTCGCTGAAACGACCGATGACCAAGACCCAGTATGGACAGCTTCTCGGAATGGCTGACGGTTTCAGCTGCCGGTTGTTGCAGTTGGGTCAGGAGATGAGCAAGACTCCCCGTCAGACATCCCCCGAGGTGTTCAAATGCCTCAGCTGGGGCACCTTGAAAGATTGTCTGTCCTACCTACTGCGCCGCGCCGTCGAGAATCGGGATGGGGTCGGTCGAACGAAGGAGGAATACCTACTGCTCAAACAGGAAACGATGCGCCGGTTGAAGAGAGGTTTTATGTAA
- a CDS encoding uncharacterized protein (COG:Q;~EggNog:ENOG410PK0J;~InterPro:IPR006680,IPR032466;~MEROPS:MER0005900;~go_function: GO:0016787 - hydrolase activity [Evidence IEA]), with product MTNPWTKPWLPRTPAPGIAFYNANLTDVEAGLIDCHVHLTTTPSSFSLKDLYAINPNTVAHRTAYVAREMLLRGFTTVRDTGGADAALRDAISESLIVGPRLFVAGKALSQTGKHGDFRASDQGDEPMCCGRHSPALARICNGNPEMS from the exons ATGACCAATCCATGGACCAAGCCCTGGCTGCCCCGAACACCAGCACCGGGCATCGCCTTCTATAATGCCAACTTGACTGATGTCGAAGCCG GATTAATCGACTGCCATGTGCATCTGACGACGACACCCAGCAGTTTCTCTTTGAAAGACCTGTACGCAATAAATCCCAACACTGTTGCTCATCGCACCGCCTATGTGGCGCGGGAGATGCTGCTGCGAGGCTTCACAACGGTTCGCGATACCGGCGGCGCTGACGCAGCACTACGTGACGCCATTTCAGAAAGCTTGATTGTTGGGCCCAGACTGTTTGTGGCTGGCAAGGCATTGTCCCAGACCGGAAAACATGGGGACTTTCGGGCCAGTGACCAAGGAGATGAGCCCATGTGTTGTGGCCGGCACTCACCCGCCCTAGCCCGCATCTGCAACGGGAATCCCGAAATGTCTTGA
- a CDS encoding type 1 glutamine amidotransferase (COG:F;~EggNog:ENOG410PNJY;~InterPro:IPR029062), translated as MVQVHIAVLDTDVPCYRVYAKRGLYSSQFRRLLQGAAKRLNQSSQPLKHGKLDVHVTAFDVIGGSLPSLGCLRADSLSGRDPYIDAQPKPIDAILVTGAAAASYDDLFWIPPLQSFLQTVYTKFPLVKIFGSCFGHQLIAKALLGSDEQSMGEESSVKVCVQPMQHGHEIGVQPISLNPEFAWKFPPLHRFLPSSPFQIQLIHGDAVVSYLQAATDRREPDVSLPERWINVGSSELCSIQGLYYPGRVLTLQGHFEFDAFATAELCHQFAHAFKWPLSLLASHLDQIHRSSRPDEEDDDDSRVAAEVVLLFLAGED; from the coding sequence ATGGTTCAAGTGCATATCGCTGTGCTTGACACCGATGTGCCTTGCTACCGCGTGTATGCCAAGCGAGGTTTATACAGCTCTCAGTTTCGTCGGCTCCTTCAGGGGGCTGCAAAACGGTTAAATCAGAGCTCGCAGCCCTTGAAACATGGGAAACTAGATGTTCATGTAACAGCTTTTGACGTGATTGGGGGGTCATTGCCCTCATTGGGGTGCCTTCGAGCCGATTCATTGTCTGGTAGGGACCCCTACATCGACGCCCAACCCAAACCGATCGATGCAATCTTGGTCACCGGTGCCGCTGCAGCGTCATATGACGACTTATTTTGGATCCCACCACTACAGTCCTTTCTTCAAACGGTGTACACCAAGTTCCCTCTCGTTAAGATCTTCGGCTCATGCTTTGGACACCAGCTCATCGCCAAGGCTTTACTCGGGAGTGATGAGCAGTCTATGGGAGAGGAATCCTCTGTGAAAGTGTGCGTGCAGCCAATGCAGCATGGCCACGAAATAGGAGTTCAGCCAATCTCATTAAACCCGGAATTTGCTTGGAAATTTCCACCCCTTCATCGCTTTTTGCCAAGTTCCCCCTTCCAAATCCAGCTCATTCATGGTGATGCGGTGGTGTCCTACTTGCAAGCCGCTACGGACAGACGAGAGCCGGATGTTTCCCTCCCGGAACGCTGGATCAATGTTGGAAGCAGtgagctctgctccatacaggGCCTGTACTATCCTGGCCGCGTTCTCACTCTGCAAGGCCACTTTGAATTCGATGCATTTGCCACAGCTGAGCTGTGTCATCAATTTGCTCATGCTTTTAAGTGGCCCCTGTCATTGTTGGCGTCCCATCTGGACCAAATCCACCGGTCCTCAAGACctgacgaggaggacgatgatgattCTCGAGTGGCCGCTGAGGTGGTTCTCTTGTTCCTTGCGGGCGAGGATTAG
- a CDS encoding uncharacterized protein (COG:L;~EggNog:ENOG410PY1H;~InterPro:IPR012337;~TransMembrane:1 (i21-42o)): MVKERQQKLLQRLPPGGKLSIALDCWTSPFCQAFMAITGYFIDQEWNYCEILLGFEPLYGTHTGSNLSSVLFNILQEHNVTDRVLSITTDNASNNNTMMSSIQASVQAQNLNSDTIIIRVPCIAHVIQLSLNQLLGKMKANPVNDTTETEWLDACTHSLHTRYQTKEIADTLNKVRSLAIFINASPQRREAFLDLQTKQPKLVPYQDVRTRWNSTFLMLRRAKQLQPIFDEYCMMHQYLHFKLNKEEWRQIEYLLWVTQPFFQFTTALSKTKDVTVHLIFGIYNKLFDHLEASIQQLQRKKVPWKKTMLDALEAARSKLSDYYGNTDNELHGDIFAISTIMAPSNKLQFFSTKDWEDDTIDYCARYRNSLDNYLERYKKQLSDKHILPMHQPSTSPTSELEMLLNSTTPRSQHSQTRKNNDELTQYLERGQCLFYVLDDYD, translated from the exons ATGGTTAAAGAACGACAACAAAAGCTGCTCCAGAGGCTTCCACCAGGAGGGAAGCTTTCAATTGCACTTgactgctggacatctcccttttgccaagcatttatggcaatcactggctattttattgatcaggaatggaactactgtgagatccttcttggctttgaGCCGCTTTATGGAACCCATACTGGCAGTAATCTAAGCTCAGTcctcttcaatattctccaggagcataatgtcactgaccgtgtgctatcaatcacaactgataatgcatcgaacaataacaccatgatgtcaagcattcaagcatctgttcaggcacaaaatcttaatagtgataccattattatccgggttccatgcattgcacatgttattcagctgagcttgaatcagctccttgggaaaatgaaagcaaacccAGTCAACGATACAACAGAGACAGAATGGTTAGATGCATGTACACACTCCCTTCATACAAGATATCAGACAAAGGAGATTGCAGACACATTAAACAAG GTTcggagccttgctatctttaTCAATGCAAGTCCACAGCGCCGGGAAGCATTCCTAGATCTTCAgaccaaacagccaaagcTTGTTCCTTACCAAGATGTTCGTACACGCTGGAATTCTACATTTTTGATGCTTCGCCGTGCCAAACAACTGCAGCCTATTTTCGATGAATACTGTATGAtgcatcaatatctccatttcaagctcaataaggaggaatggcgccaaattgagtatcttctttgggttacccagcctttctttcaattcaccactgccctttcaaagacaaaggatgttactgttcatctgatctttggcatttacaataagctgtttgaccaccttgaggcatctatacagcagcttcagcgcaagaaagtcccctggaagaagacaatgcttgATGCACTAGAAGCAGCGCGGTCTAAGCTCTCTGATTACTATGGTAATACAGATAATGAGCTCCATGGTGATATCTTCGCAATTAGCACAATTATGGCTCCATCAAACAAGcttcagttcttttccactaaggattgggaggatgataCAATTGACTATTGTGCACGATACCGCAATAGCCTTGACAACTATCTTGAGCGGTATAAAAAGCAGCTTTCTGATAAGCACATACTGCCAATGCATCAACCATCTACAAGCCCTACTTCTGAGCTTGAGATGCTACTTAACTCTACAACCCCCAGATCTCAGCAttcacaaacaagaaagaataatgatgagcttacacaatatctagagagaggtcagtgcttattttatgtcttggatgattatgactaA
- a CDS encoding uncharacterized protein (COG:E;~EggNog:ENOG410PMF9), producing MFAAGAQQAAANTQSLLEMLQHSQVSNLPAYGAKVAAAILGSEDFTQVWYTDLITELSGSVYETGTVFSIDPKWHVDSPRGPLTLSLTRTTRCSGDMELSYSTAGDVWLLRTTVGNCGQTSR from the coding sequence ATGTTTGCAGCCGGAGCCCAGCAAGCGGCAGCAAACACTCAATCACTTCTCGAAATGCTCCAACACTCCCAGGTATCCAACCTGCCAGCCTATGGCGCCAAGGTTGCAGCCGCAATTCTTGGTAGTGAAGATTTCACGCAGGTGTGGTACACTGATCTGATCACGGAGCTATCGGGTTCGGTCTATGAGACAGGCACTGTATTCAGCATTGATCCAAAGTGGCATGTTGATAGCCCGAGAGGACCCTTAACACTGAGTCTGACAAGGACAACCAGGTGCTCCGGGGACATGGAATTATCTTACTCAACAGCGGGGGATGTTTGGCTTCTTAGGACTACCGTCGGTAATTGTGGACAAACTTCGAGGTAA
- the pigc gene encoding phosphatidylinositol N-acetylglucosaminyltransferase (COG:I;~EggNog:ENOG410PH39;~InterPro:IPR009450;~PFAM:PF06432;~TransMembrane:8 (i153-181o187-205i304-323o335-353i365-383o389-406i413-434o440-467i);~go_component: GO:0016021 - integral component of membrane [Evidence IEA];~go_function: GO:0017176 - phosphatidylinositol N-acetylglucosaminyltransferase activity [Evidence IEA];~go_process: GO:0006506 - GPI anchor biosynthetic process [Evidence IEA]), with the protein MPSLLGSPPIPPSVPDESHPNQVGGSRSHSPGEQRALPDPNRLAPEDAYYAPSLLKARAAAAAKATHDDSLRTLKGNGNSAAVATLRPLSAVPKPDAEKDVRTVRGASRRRRRRKGAWKKLLWVKQSYPDNYTDTETFLDHLQRNPRVRPYDFWPLVADSTVIVQHVCSVVIFICCFVGIVQGRVSPVSVVCWGSVGTAVGWILWDAWAKADESASGPERVVEGDTGSSSSSVVDHPSGTGQKDSQVQGLGLSMGSSLPGPNRYGDSRVSESISPTANAIHQYPIPPEPSRPLRLSSRNRQRLSTVKSAFLIYFALLGLSPILKSLTKSTASDSIWAMSCWLLIMNIFSFDYGSGEGAGATKFPASLSTNAAVMASTVLASRLPSTTHVFSLMLFSIEVFGLFPIFRRQLRHISWTGHIFLTLTLVIAAGGAVGCTLRGGWAAAVVGSILGSILTALAMGGCSWWLISLQKYKNVVIGPWDPARPIIRRHWD; encoded by the exons ATGCCTTCACTGCTCGGCTCGCCTCCCATCCCTCCATCAGTCCCCGACGAATCCCATCCCAATCAAGTGGGCGGGTCCAGGTCTCACTCTCCTGGCGAGCAACGTGCCCTCCCAGATCCCAACCGACTAGCCCCTGAAGACGCCTACTATGCGCCGTCACTGTTAAAGGCGCGCGCGGCCGCAGCGGCCAAGGCAACCCACGACGATTCTCTCCGAACGCTCAAAGGCAATGGCAACTCCGCCGCTGTTGCGACTTTGCGGCCATTGTCCGCGGTGCCGAAGCCGGATGCTGAGAAAGATGTACGGACTGTGAGGGGGGCAAGTCGACGGAGGAGACGGAGGAAGGGTGCTTGGAAAAAGTTACTCTGGGTCAAGCAGTCAT ACCCGGATAATTACACCGATACCGAAACCTTCCTCGATCATCTCCAACGAAACCCACGCGTTCGTCCATATGATTTTTGGCCATTGGTGGCTGACTCGACTGTCATCGTGCAACATGTTTGTTCCGTGGTTATCTTCATCTGCTGTTTTGTCGGTATCGTCCAGGGTCGAGTGAGTCCCGTCTCGGTGGTCTGTTGGGGTAGTGTTGGAACGGCCGTGGGATGGATACTCTGGGATGCATGGGCGAAGGCAGATGAGAGCGCTAGTGGTCCAGAACGTGTTGTGGAGGGAGATACAGGCTCGAGTTCCAGTTCGGTGGTAGACCACCCCTCTGGGACTGGACAGAAGGATAGCCAGGTTCAAGGTCTTGGACTTAGCATGGGCTCTAGCTTGCCCGGTCCTAATCGATACGGAGATTCACGCGTGTCAGAATCGATCTCGCCTACAGCAAACGCCATTCACCAATATCCCATACCACCTGAACCCAGCAGACCTCTACGCTTATCATCACGAAACCGTCAGCGACTGTCAACAGTCAAATCCGCATTCCTCATCTACTTCGCATTACTCGGGCTCAGTCCCATCCTCAAATCTCTCAccaaatccaccgccagcgacTCAATCTGGGCCATGAGTTGCTGGCTCCTAATCATGAATATCTTCTCCTTCGATTACGGAAGCGGGGAGGGCGCAGGCGCCACCAAATTCCCAGCTTCTCTATCCACAAATGCAGCGGTGATGGCATCCACCGTGCTCGCCTCTCGTCTCCCCTCCACAACCCACGTCTTCAGCCTCATGCTCTTCTCCATCGAAGTTTTCGGACTCTTCCCCATCTTCCGCCGCCAACTACGCCATATCTCATGGACCGGACACATCTTCCTAACACTAACGCTGGTGATCGCCGCCGGCGGTGCTGTCGGGTGCACTCTGCGAGGCGGTTGGGCAGCTGCTGTCGTAGGCTCGATCCTGGGAAGTATTTTGACGGCACTTGCTATGGGAGGATGCAGTTGGTGGCTGATTAGTCTTCAGAAGTATAAAAATGTGGTGATTGGACCGTGGGATCCGGCGAGGCCTATTATTCGACGGCATTGGGATTGA
- a CDS encoding uncharacterized protein (CAZy:GH18;~COG:G;~EggNog:ENOG410PI4X;~InterPro:IPR036861,IPR011583,IPR001223,IPR017853, IPR001002,IPR001579;~PFAM:PF00187,PF00704;~SECRETED:SignalP(1-17);~go_function: GO:0004553 - hydrolase activity, hydrolyzing O-glycosyl compounds [Evidence IEA];~go_function: GO:0008061 - chitin binding [Evidence IEA];~go_process: GO:0005975 - carbohydrate metabolic process [Evidence IEA]), whose protein sequence is MMKHILLGLLAAQTALSTRFVMYIDQYHTKDLPGKNLTEGITHAVMGFAKSDLFTSESSPHYEPFEPVSTMRDRFSPDTKVLFAIGGWGDTEGFAAGAKDDTSRQQYAKNVAAVVEENGFDGVDIDWEYPGGNGENYKDIPNEEKTGEIDAFPKLLEAIKKELPEGKILSIATPGKKGDMIAYTDENGPKIAESVDMVNVMSYDLANRRNNVTKHHSSVEDSRETIKAYKGIGLPAGKLNLGFAYYAKWFMTAKDADCKAHPLGCEMQELETPDGKDTGKSGVLTFEKGTMATPNKDDLKESTDGSCGYGTMTTCPEGQCCSQYGTCGTTDAHCQAGCLSDYGTCKGLSIIDSWRRADKDGQLDEKAGGQYYFDGEEDLFWTWDTPEMIKRKFKDIVDEEKIGGVMAWSLGEDTLDFAHVKAMQEGVKERSA, encoded by the exons ATGATGAAACACATCCTCCTGGGCCTGCTGGCCGCTCAGACGGCGCTGAGCACCAGATTCGTTATGTACATCGACCA ATACCACACAAAAGACCTCCCCGGCAAAAACCTCACAGAAGGCATAACCCACGCCGTAATGGGCTTCGCCAAAAGCGACCTCTTCACCTCCGAATCAAGCCCCCACTACGAGCCCTTCGAACCCGTCTCCACAATGCGAGACCGCTTCAGCCCAGACACCAAAGTCCTCTTCGCAATCGGCGGCTGGGGCGACACGGAAGGTTTCGCCGCCGGGGCAAAGGACGACACAAGTCGGCAGCAGTACGCGAAGAATGTCGCTGCCGTTGTTGAGGAGAATGGCTTCGATGGTGTGGACATCGACTGGGAGTATCCCGGTGGTAATGGGGAGAATTACAAGGATATTCCGAATGAGGAGAAGACGGGAGAGATTGATGCGTTTCCGAAGTTGTTGGAGGCGATAAAGAAGGAGTTGCCTGAGGGGAAGATTCTTTCTATTGCGACGCCTGGGAAGAAGGGTGATATGATTGCCTATACGGATGAGAATGGGCCTAAAATCGCTGAGTCTGTGGACATGGTTAATGTCATGTCTTACGACCTGGCTAACCGCCGGAACAATGTGACGAAGCACCACAGCAGCGTTGAGGACTCGCGTGAGACTATCAAAGCGTACAAGGGTATTGGGTTGCCAGCTGGAAAGCTCAACCTTGGATTTGCGTACTACGCGAAATGGTTCATGACTGCTAAGGATGCGGATTGCAAGGCTCACCCGCTTGGTTGTGAGATGCAGGAATTGGAAACCCCCGATGGCAAGGACACAGGCAAGTCGGGTGTGTTGACCTTTGAGAAAGGCACGATGGCCACGCCCAACAAGGATGACTTGAAGGAGTCGACGGACGGCTCATGCGGATACGGGACCATGACAACCTGTCCCGAGGGACAATGTTGCAGCCAATACGGCACTTG CGGCACAACCGACGCCCACTGCCAAGCAGGCTGTCTCTCCGACTACGGCACCTGCAAGGGCCTCTCTATCATCGACTCATGGCGCCGCGCCGACAAGGACGGGCAGCTGGACGAAAAGGCCGGCGGGCAGTACTATTTCGACGGCGAGGAGGACCTTTTCTGGACGTGGGACACTCCTGAGATGATCAAGCGCAAGTTCAAGGACATTGTggatgaggagaagatcGGGGGTGTTATGGCGTGGAGTTTGGGTGAGGACACGCTGGATTTTGCGCATGTTAAGGCCATGCAGGAGGGTGTGAAGGAGCGGAGTGCATGA